DNA sequence from the Uloborus diversus isolate 005 chromosome 1, Udiv.v.3.1, whole genome shotgun sequence genome:
gaaaacgtagggACCATAGTTTCCCCTAACTTCGAACCCAAACCGTGAATAGAGAAATTTAGGAAAATTGAgagagatatttgaaaaaaatcttattatttaattttacaggAGGTGACAAATTCGCAAGAAAGACCCGCgtcgaaatatttttcaagtgagATTCTCTCCCTCCCTCCCGCGATGGAAACGTTTTGACCGACAGCATATTTTCTTCTCAACTCtaaaagaaaacaacaaacacaaaCCAAGTGTGCGTcattcaaatgatgaaaaaaataagagaatATGTGTTTTAATAAGAGCTTAAAAgttttattcatgttttaaaagtttttttatgtaaacttTGTTGGTTTTTAGTCTTCCGTTCGTTCGTCTTTTGGTAAGTTTGGTCACCTGGGAGGATTCTTTTTGCTTTGTTTGAAACCGCTTTCCCATGTTTCATTGTCCTCTTAAGTCGGCGGCGGTTAATGTATTCTGTCATATTCAGAatgaattaatgttttaattgttaaaatcgCGTTAATGCTGCAAGAAATAtgagaaaataagttaaaataaaatttgatagcTATATTCTGTCGCTTTGTTCCGACTGCATAATGTCTCCCATTGTGTTGCGTTTATGGCTCCTGTTTTTGTCGTACGTGATTTCATACCTTAATctttaattttgttgtttttttaaatgtaatttcatttcatttgcctttgtaaaaaatattttcgtgcCATACGAACTGGCTGTTTTTTCGTAATGgctgcaattcttttttttttctgttaaattttactCCAAATAGTTAAACTAAGATTCTCTATCTTACTTAGATTTTCTAATTTCTCGTCCCCTTTTAAAGAAGtaagtaagagatttttttttttttgcattagtttCGTTgttctataatttaaaaaatgtcgggATTTTTCTGGGGAGTTTTTGTAtagggaaaatttttggaaattatgaCCAGCATATAAATCGGCCCTCCAATTTTCCCCTCATTCTGTGGCCTAAATTTCTCGGTTTGTATGCGAGAAACGGTACTTACATGTTAAAAACAAACTGATAAGAATTTGTTCTTAGTTACAACAATTAGTGTAGCCAGAATTCACttttgggcaattccatgataagttAACCAGAtgaccaaattttcaaaattaaaatttctaaacaaataaggtgtcattttaaaggtaaagtgttgtatattttgaaatgcctgtataaaatttgatcacttcagttataaataagttacaggaggttaaactaaggtcaacatcttgaatattttcaaaccatatttagtgactctcgaagaaattctgttttttccaaaaaaatacatactaatattatgaattgagatgaataaccatttaaagatacaatgtgttgctggtgatgttgcaaaaatgtgtcaaaatataattcattttgatttgtaaaagaattcctatGGGGAGTCCGACACCAAAATGGGGTGCAATTagttatgctgagccaataattttaaacctacatacatgtatttttgggtacaaagcaagattttcaatctcactgatgtaacctattttcattttgtaacaagtgaatattttttactaaaatctaggtaTCGGACGTAAAAATTTTGTACGTCCGACACTGTTATATTCCTTTAAacaacatatgttttcaactgtgtttctcctttttttgcctttaatttcaaagttaaggtgaaacatgcataaaaatcaacttagtgaatttattgtatatacatttagggttgatagggataagtaggaccccttttggaacgtgtgttgaatgaacgtaatacagttcaTTAAGATCAagtttggcaaatttgccaaaactataagtggaaaaagaaattggaaacgcTAAATGACTGCATCTAGTATAGCTGGCTAAGGTTACCATTttcaacattcaacccatataaatcttgatggttttctttcaggtaattttcacacataattaatcaccagcttttgtagctgaactatcaattcgtACTAAGTCGTCATAGTTGTCTTGtttttcactaatacaaatatttcatcagagttgcttttgattttcaaatcctcactgttatgggGGGAACCACTTACTCCATAGTGTGGGGACCTCTTATAGCGaaattttacggggtaagtgggacccctcctctaaaacagttttcaataatattttactcaaaaattctgattgcagtatGCACTTAAAGTTAAATTGTGCGTGAATGTTTAatgctaataaaaaaattaatgctaaCTGGGAAACACGTCTTTggaaaatgctgcttaaactcgccaaaaaatatttttcagatttttttttttgactaagttctctgacctagaaaaaaaattccacgtaacccaaatatatgcaaaactaatcactgtgatgaaccatgacatgatcactgtaaaaaagtataaaaaccatttGGCTATTTCAGTTTTTTGGAGTGTGTCTTACTTACCCCAGTcgggggtctggccagaggatatttgggtccgttaacggacccttcacaaaaatccgatcaaccaaaacggacctttcacaaaatcccccCTTCACAAacttctgataaacaagatcggatctgtcacaaattgtatattgaaagagcaaatctgaaagcaaaataacgcatatttctgtgtataaaccgcatatttctgtgtataaaccgataatttttggaacctttttttaaagtcaaattagagggatcagcttatacaaaatcggctaattttgaaggaaaaaaaatgaacttagaactgcaaagggatagtatgggtgagaaaaaatatgattgggtgagaaaaaatatgatggcttcagatagggttaccaacttcaaaactatcaccacttagcgtctggcattgaacctttataatgagattagaaaatattctcattttgtcggcttgtcaatattttcaatatttgcgttttttacatgcggtgcgatgtttaattgttattttgggagaaaattatatgagttttgatttttcgatgctaacaaggatgattaacttgaagtaaactcttttaattaccatttttttttctttagatgtctacattttgaaaaatgcaatcttttaacatccgatatgagaatcatattttgttctttttttcaagctcacttcgctttattaggattcaaataaatgaaaagtctctttatttctgttagaactctcatttcaagtttttaaagcaaaattccattttctgttatgagtcaaaaattaaaatgctgaagatgggttattttattatttttttttggggggggggtgtcaactgtgttcacagatattaatgatatgttatcataggactctaaaatgcaattttaaaataattttatcaaaaatatttcttttacaagccgttcttatacttttgatgccttcactttgagaattgcgatctctttgcatccgctatggaaatccgatttttcgaatttttgatgattattacgctttgttaagaggtaaacaattgaaatatctttttatttttgtttaaatcacggaatttataagttagaaacgaaatttcgtgctttttaagagtgtcttgggtcaaaaagttgaatgctgaaccctattctgagttttgttttatttatttatatttttgttacaattattttaaatactgtacagaaatatatctagtataatttaacataatgcagaatggtagataaatattgattcttgaaagagcgatgcccccccccccctgccaaatatcagaaaaaaaatccagaatgatctTCTCATCATAGaagaagaaaacactcaactttaagtttaattgatgcagtttgtgccatctctaaattctaaaattttgttttaacaaaaaaatgtttttttttttttttgcgaaattttttgattttttacaaaattaattcatttttcacaaaattatttgatttttcacaaaaaacggaccctgtgaaaaatcctggacagacccctgccaGTGTGTcacttggtaaattttgtttcagtatatgtaaacTATAATTTACATAtgtataactgtaatcattgttaagTATTTACagttaagagcaatagtttacgtgcaatatgaacaatttacgttaGACACCGAAAATTTActtccgacaccaagctaaaaatatttttaaaataattttattctttataatatcatttgaaaactgaaatatgcttcaaccataagtatactttagaattatgctgtttttaaaatttaaatataagccAATTCCCagacttttcatattttttgagtgaaccatcaattttactatttgtgtgtttaagTCCGACAccaactatttaaatttttttaatttatacttaagggatctattttaaaaaactaacaggattttttattcagtgagatgtagtaagtatcttgtaaataaatttgatcattttggaacagtttatgtTTGGTAAATGGAAtcaaaactgagaaatttttcttcattttttacttccgacaccatggaattgcccttctTTCATAACAGTCCTTACATGTATATAAAATGCAGTCAACATGCGATAACTTGAGGTCTTAACTCAAATATTCCTATATTTCTTTTCATTGGGTTCtaaactcttgagaaggctgtgaAAACTTTCTTTGACTAAGCTTggcagatttctgaaatgttcaatcaGGACAacagaataccccccccccccctcccaacttCGCTAGTATTAAGGAGGATAATCTTGCAGGTTTTTAAGAGTGTTTTTAGATTCAGAGggcagttcattctcaatgctataaatgacatttaaaaattttatttcctgtgtgttaaaatttataagttactTTAGTATGAGGAAACACTTTGAATGgggaaagaaaaagttttagcAATATACATGTACTTTTTATTGACTAgcactttttttagaaagtcttttttgattttaatcttgtcataaaaatcctcacaagctaatctgaTATTAGTTTTACTAGTCAATGTTAGAAAGGACAAAATAGTTATCCTAAAAAAtccctttaattatttttagacttttttagtcatatgtaatcaaatttatcttttaccgggagGTGAAGTAAACCTgtcgggacaccgggattttgtctgaaagcTAGGACTGTCCCAGTCAAACCGCGATGACTGGCAAGCCTACCTGTATCTGAAACCACTATTAACTCAAAGGCTTTAGTTAACTTGGGATTTCAAGTTAACGAGAGTCTATTTTACTATATTACTGCTGGCAATACGTTAAAACATAGGGTTCTGGGGGTTGGGGTGACCTTCAATCCTCTTTTGTTAGGTCCCTATTTACGAGTGTTGCTTAATAGTTAAATTCTTTAAATTAAGCCAGTGGTCTATTTTACTCAGGGCCATAACCAAGATTTTGTTTTGAAGAGGGGTTTACTTTTAGAAAACTAATAAGAGTTTTGATTTCATTccaatattgttttaatttttgttacattaGATTAGTACTTAAATGAGAAACTATAAAATGGCATGTGatttactgaaaaaataaatcccCCCAAAGAAAAGGCGAAAAAGGAGTTCGGTCGAAATAAGGCTTGGGATAGGCAGTGTCACCGACAGAAGAGTTCAGATGTAACGCTCATCCAAATGGTAACTGAACTTATTCTTCGTTTCCAAATTCCATAGTACCTTATAGATGTTGGATtgtcccatgttcttcaattcattaggaaaataattttttactttctttcataCGTGATTTTAAACTTGCGTTAAGTTTTAGTCGGtattaaactattttcaaaacatttgactGTTACTATTGGGCAATTCCGTGAAAAGTGAAACCAATAGGTAAGAATTTCATATTGCAGTTAAGATGCTATATTATATATCATTGTAAagcttaaaatgtgtattttcagaatattacattgattttttttaaatgttagataattttttttcctagttggaAGTATGATATTAGGGTCTttataataatgagaaaaaaaaaatatatatatataccaatatatatatatatatatatatatatatatatatatatatatatatatatatatttcatgaaaaatattttctttttaatcaatgTTTAAACATTACgcatacttataaaaaaaaatagactgtataatatttaaaatttttattttatcacacCTAATCTCAAGTTAAGCTTTTTCATAAAGTCAGATTgtctttgtttgtttttatttcatttgacaCTTTTTCCACTTCCAAACACTTTGTTCCTTTCAAGAGTCTGTAACCGGTTGTAAAACCCTTTGAGCGcaaaattaattagtttaatttcGGAATACTGAAAGAGCCCCCTGAACTTCAGCCCAACCCCAAAATTATAAggatgcaagaaaaaaaattaaaattttctggtCAAGAACCACATTTTTAAAGGTATattgaaatttcgtttttaaaggttCAATTTCAAAGCTTGTTCACGGGAGCAGCGCTCCTGGCTGCAGCCAATAAACGTCAAAAACTCCGTTTCCAGGTcgttaaatttgaaaactttgcTGGAAGTCACTTCTCCCATCCACTAGAACCCTTATAAAAAAATCGACTAAAATTTCATCTCTAAGAGattcgattttgaaaaattgatggaCAAAAGTACCTGATCTCCATCTTTCCCTTTCAAAATTTATCACAAAAAAGAATCTTTAATGACACCCAAGTTTcaattcaataatttaaatctggGGAAATTAACAAGTTCATTTAACACTcagaatagaaatttaaaaagatgaCTTACTAAAAAGATGGCGTACTTaagacatcaattttgaaaaaaaaaacgtagagcATCCCGAACCCCAGATTAATCGCTTCTACAGGCACCAAAGAAGAGGGCTGACATTTTTTTGCAACATAAGCAGATATccatagttttaatttcaaaaaaaagtttcaaatggccgataatttgcattattttgatCTTGGATTCGCTTTTTCAATAAATAGCTTTCGAAAGGTTTGTTTCGGtttatcggaattttgtgaagggtccattttgGTTAATCAGATTTTTATGAACAGTCCATTTTGGTTGattcaatttttgttaaagattcgTTGACAAACCGAAATTTCCTTTGGCCAGATCCCTGTGATGCATTGACTATTCTAAGTCAGAAAAtacttcaaagtaaaaatttaataacatcacTACAAAGAAAACTAACTATTTTTGCCATTTTGGCAAAGTGGTATTTTTACCAGGAGgctttttctacctttttttacCACCTTTTGCAAAACATGCCAACCCTAGCCAATTTTCATGCGAAAGTGAACAATGAATCATAGTTTAACTTTAATAGAGAttcatattaaaatgtaaattctgaataaattaatttaattctaATGTTAATATTCTCTTGAAATGAAATCATAGTTTTTGccttaaaacattgatttttctaTTAATTCATTATCTATGTATTTCTTATGtatgtttcatttcatttttttttagttaagttCCTGAAAAATTGCATTGATACAATGGATTCTCCTTTAGCAGCAGATTTGTCATCAGTTTTATCCCTTTTAACTGATGATTCTGAAGATTTGAATCAAACTAAAAGTTTTGATCCAACTTGTAGTTTCTGCAATGAGCCTTGCTTTACTCCAAAAATTGCCCCATGTGATCACATATTTTGTTCAGAATGTATCGAAAAGCTGCAAAGTGATAAAAATAAGATTCCGTGTCCAAAATGTGATCAAGATTCTGCGAGTCTGTGTCGAGATTTATCTGCTCTTGCAATTGCCCTTTCCAATGGCGAAAGTTCAGACTCCACAACTACTGCAAATTCTCCTACATATTGTACAGCTTGCAAAACTAAGGATACAAATACAATTGCTTTCTGTTTTGATTGTGTCAGCTATTTATGTGAGAACTGTGTTCGTGCACATAATTATATGCATTGCTTTGAAGGACATTGTGTTGTTGACTTAAAAGAGCTTGAAACTGATAAAGTGCCAAATTGCTTCCTGCATCTTACAAAacctttagtttatttttgtaacaCATGCAGTATTTTGATATGTGAAGATTGTACTTTTTTAGATCATTCTAAGGACTTTCACGATTATGATCACATATCAAAAGTTGGTCCGAAACAAGTTAAAATGCTGGAGAAGTTATTTGATCGAGGCAATGCTAAAACAAATGCTTTGAAGAATGTTTCTAAAGAGATAGAAACAATTTCATCAGATCTTCATGGCCAATATTTGAAAGCAAAGTCTGAAATAAGTGATACATTTGATTTTTATAGCACACACTTGGTCGATCACAAAGACAAACTGATGAGGCAACTTAAAATATTATATGCTAGCAAAATGGCATTGTTTAATTTTGTGGCAAGTAAACTTCGAGACGTAATTAAAAGTATTCAACTGATTTTGTCATTTGTTGATGGTGTCAAAAAAAGTCCTAATAATTCACAGCTCTTAATGTTAAAACAAGTGATTGATTATAAAATGGAAAATGTACTGTCTTATAATGCTGATGTTAACTTGCCGGCTATTGAATTAGAATTCTTGTCAAACTACAAAACAATTCAAATTGGTGTGAAGAATACATTTGGTTACATCCGCTGTAATCAagcagaaattgaaaattttaaaccagAACCAGAAATAGGCTCTCTTTTTAACGATTTGGATCTTGGCAACAACAGTATACCTATTCCAGACATTAATTCTTTGGCCAGCTTTGTACCCGATAATAATTTTGGGCCACTTTCTTCTAACATGAGTCTTTTTGACAAAGAATCTTATAATGTGTCAAACTTACTTcaaaatctttctgaaaatttgtatGATGTTAATCCTCAGCCAGATTTTGATTCTAATTCGAGATTTTTTCCAGCTTCTTCTTTCACTTTCCCTCCCCTTACCAATCGGCATAAAATGGCATATCATTGCAAATTTGGGGAATTCGGGACTTATGAGGGCCAGTTTACCGAGCCAGGTGGAGTAGCAGTCAATGCTAATAATGATATTATCATAGCAGATACTAACAGTCACAGGATTCAAATTTTTGACAAAGAAggaagatttaaatttcaatttggtGAATGTGGAAAAAGTGATGGACAGCTATTATATCCTAATAGAGTAGCTGTATTTAAGAAAACAGGAGATATTATTGTCTCCGAAAGGAGCCCAACTCATCAGATTCAAATATATAATCAGTATGGACAGTTTGTGAGGAAATTTGGGACAGAACTCCTTCAGCACCCCCGTGCTGTGGCTGTTGACAATAAGGGGCTAATTG
Encoded proteins:
- the LOC129234348 gene encoding B-box type zinc finger protein ncl-1-like codes for the protein MDSPLAADLSSVLSLLTDDSEDLNQTKSFDPTCSFCNEPCFTPKIAPCDHIFCSECIEKLQSDKNKIPCPKCDQDSASLCRDLSALAIALSNGESSDSTTTANSPTYCTACKTKDTNTIAFCFDCVSYLCENCVRAHNYMHCFEGHCVVDLKELETDKVPNCFLHLTKPLVYFCNTCSILICEDCTFLDHSKDFHDYDHISKVGPKQVKMLEKLFDRGNAKTNALKNVSKEIETISSDLHGQYLKAKSEISDTFDFYSTHLVDHKDKLMRQLKILYASKMALFNFVASKLRDVIKSIQLILSFVDGVKKSPNNSQLLMLKQVIDYKMENVLSYNADVNLPAIELEFLSNYKTIQIGVKNTFGYIRCNQAEIENFKPEPEIGSLFNDLDLGNNSIPIPDINSLASFVPDNNFGPLSSNMSLFDKESYNVSNLLQNLSENLYDVNPQPDFDSNSRFFPASSFTFPPLTNRHKMAYHCKFGEFGTYEGQFTEPGGVAVNANNDIIIADTNSHRIQIFDKEGRFKFQFGECGKSDGQLLYPNRVAVFKKTGDIIVSERSPTHQIQIYNQYGQFVRKFGTELLQHPRAVAVDNKGLIVVVECKVMRVVIFSQFGMVMQKFNCAKYLEFPNGVVVNDYHEIFISDNRDHCVKVFNYNGQYVRQIGGKGLTNYPIGVSINMSGNILIADNHNNFNITLFTQDGQLVYATESKIKHAQCFDIALMDDESVVLSSKDYRVYVYRYLQASPSEF